In a genomic window of Streptomyces pristinaespiralis:
- a CDS encoding GlcG/HbpS family heme-binding protein yields MKKTLIGAATAAVVAAGTFGAVAANASAPAAETKAAVTADVSSRSLQQSTHLTIDAATRAAQAALDAAEQENQRVTVAVVDRNGNTIVTLRGDGAGPQSYESAQKKAYTAVSWNAATSELVKRLEQAPNLKDIPGTLFLGGGVPVQAKGAPVAGIGVAGAPSGELDEKFAQAGAAALGR; encoded by the coding sequence ATGAAGAAGACCCTGATCGGTGCCGCCACCGCAGCCGTTGTCGCCGCCGGCACGTTCGGTGCCGTCGCGGCGAACGCCTCCGCCCCGGCCGCGGAGACCAAGGCGGCCGTCACCGCCGACGTCTCGTCCCGCAGCCTGCAGCAGTCCACGCACCTGACGATCGACGCGGCCACCAGGGCCGCGCAGGCCGCTCTCGACGCCGCGGAGCAGGAGAACCAGCGCGTCACGGTCGCCGTCGTCGACCGGAACGGCAACACGATCGTCACCCTGCGCGGCGACGGCGCGGGCCCGCAGTCGTACGAGTCGGCACAGAAGAAGGCGTACACCGCGGTCTCCTGGAACGCGGCCACCTCCGAGCTGGTCAAGCGGCTGGAGCAGGCCCCGAACCTGAAGGACATCCCGGGGACCCTGTTCCTCGGCGGCGGGGTGCCGGTGCAGGCCAAGGGCGCTCCGGTCGCCGGCATCGGTGTGGCGGGCGCGCCGAGCGGCGAGCTCGACGAGAAGTTCGCCCAGGCGGGCGCCGCCGCGCTCGGCCGCTGA